The Yamadazyma tenuis chromosome 2, complete sequence sequence GTTTGCTGAAACTGTGGTGGTTTTGCagactttgaagaagatacATCTCTTCACTCAGGATGCAAAAGGCTTTTATGTTTCGcaatttgcagccaaatgTCAATTGTTATTCTagaattcttcaaaagcagGCCATTAGTACTCCAGTACTCTTCATTCGTCAATCTATTCCTAGTGTTCTTCCTTGCCCCAACTGCTCGGTACTTTTTTTCGTTTCCCTAAATGTCAATACTTATTCGCCTTTTGTGTCGGTCCCACAAAACGTGCGCTACGAACATCGCATCAAAAAATATTCTGAAAGGCCTTTACTCATTACAACATCACATTTTCCTCCAAGTAGCATGCCAGGTGACATATAGCCTTTAGCCTTGTCCAGCAATATTAAAAATATTAATAAGTTTCTATGAAGTTTGCTaaagtatttgaacaaaCCCTTGTGGAGGACGAAATTCCCGATGATTGGATTGAGGCAGCTATCCAGTACAAAGCACTCAAAAAGTGTATTGCCCGCGTGGTAGAAGAACTAAACCTTTTAGGTCTTGAGCAAAATACTCTCAAAGTTCTTTTAGATCACGTGGAAGTCAATCAAGACGAAACGACTGCCTCCAATCCGGTGGTTGCCCAGTATGTGCTAAAGAAGACAAAAGACTCTAAGGTCATACCGTCATTAAAAATCGTTGTTGACTACAATGCTGAGCTAACAGACGACTATATCAACACCAGTATCCAGGTGTTGCGAAGCAACTTGGAGCAGATTGTTCACGGGTTCTCTGACAACGACATGAAAGATGAGGATAGCGAGGATGATGAAAACAATAGCATCGAAGAGAACGTATTAATATCAAAAACGTCTGTGCAACAGCTTCCAAGCACCGCAGGTTCATCGGGAAAGAAATATCAGATTTCCATACGGCTCAACTCTGATaccaagttcttttcaatgTTGAACCAAgagttgaataacttggataagttcaagaagCAGGAGGAAGACAAAATGATCCAAGAGATCCAAAATGTAGCCGAGACCCTTCATGAGTTGTCCAGAAATGAGTCTGTGAAGAAGTCAGATATATATACCTGGAGAGAGCTATTCAGGTTGTTCTTAGATAACGAGATCTACTTCAAGTACAACGATTCTACTTATCAAGCATCAGAGAAATCCTTGACCTTGGTGAAAAACAACCTCAATAAGTACAACGAGATAGTAACCAAATCTCGAATCCTTGACCAATTCAAGAATAAGAAGTCTCTTCGAGCATTCACAAAGTTTCTTCATGTCAACGAATATCTCTTGAAAGTGCTTCAGTTCCAGTctatcaacaccaccgcTTTcagaaagatcttgaagaagttcgACAAGCAGACATCTCTCAACGTTAAGTCCCGGCTTCCCAAACTCATCTCCGATGACCATGTATTTTTCACGGGTAAGTCTTTGAGTCAGTCCATCTGCTATATTattcaaacttctttgttGCAAATAGTTCCGCAACTCGAGGATTATACTTGCCCCATTTGCTTGGAAATAGCTTTTAAAcccatcaagttggagtGTGGCCACCTTTTCTGTGTGCGGTGTTTGGTGAAAATGAAGCACGAAGATAAGTTCGACTGTCCCATATGTCGATACGAAAAGGCCGTTTCATTGGCAGATGGGAGCAACCTCGACATGGAAACCATGCAGATGATGCAGAGAATGTTCCCCAAGGAGGTTAAACAAAAGTTGAGAGATAgagatcaagaaagataCTCCGAAGTGTTTGGAGGTAATAAGTGTGTAATGATGTAGGTTAATTCATGAAAACCCGAAATTATTTCGCATTCGCAGTTTTCGGTTTGTGCTAACATGACTGCCACCAAGGAGAAAAGTAACAAGTACGATCGGCAATTACGGCTTTGGGCCACTTCTGGGCAATCCCGTCTTGAGGACTGCCATGTGTGCTTGGTCAATGCCACTAGTACCGGCTCTGAGGTGCTAAAAAACTTGGTTCTTCCAGGAATCGGAGACTTTACAATAGTGGATGATTCTGTGACTACAGATGCGGATGTGGCCAATAACTTCTTCATGACTCGCACAGACACGGGCCGGCCCCGAAGTGAGGCCATGTGTAAGTACTTGGGCGAGTTGAACCAAGACAGCAATGGACACTTTGTTACGCGACCTCTCcattctcttgaagatgggTTTTGGAGTCAATTCAATATAGTCGTCATAACTGACTATGTTGCCTCTGAGCGGTTGATCCAGATCAAGGACCTTttgtttgaacttgagatTCCCTTGCTTTTAGTCAACACGGTTGGGTATTATGGA is a genomic window containing:
- a CDS encoding RING-type E3 ubiquitin transferase (EggNog:ENOG503P0AW; COG:O), which gives rise to MKFAKVFEQTLVEDEIPDDWIEAAIQYKALKKCIARVVEELNLLGLEQNTLKVLLDHVEVNQDETTASNPVVAQYVLKKTKDSKVIPSLKIVVDYNAELTDDYINTSIQVLRSNLEQIVHGFSDNDMKDEDSEDDENNSIEENVLISKTSVQQLPSTAGSSGKKYQISIRLNSDTKFFSMLNQELNNLDKFKKQEEDKMIQEIQNVAETLHELSRNESVKKSDIYTWRELFRLFLDNEIYFKYNDSTYQASEKSLTLVKNNLNKYNEIVTKSRILDQFKNKKSLRAFTKFLHVNEYLLKVLQFQSINTTAFRKILKKFDKQTSLNVKSRLPKLISDDHVFFTGKSLSQSICYIIQTSLLQIVPQLEDYTCPICLEIAFKPIKLECGHLFCVRCLVKMKHEDKFDCPICRYEKAVSLADGSNLDMETMQMMQRMFPKEVKQKLRDRDQERYSEVFGGNKCVMM